A region of Paractinoplanes abujensis DNA encodes the following proteins:
- a CDS encoding MmyB family transcriptional regulator — MLYLLDALGSTPAQVTDDLLTIVAQNRAAENLFGVWTGLPGFEANVTWRWFADPASRDANDPGEHERIGRAYAADLRAGVAQRPAGDRFAHGLVADLLERSAEFAGLWAQQLVAPLTSAPKLIRHPLVGVLDLQCDVVLSPASGHRLVIFRPRPGSDAHEQIAFLGVLGNQKFA, encoded by the coding sequence ATGTTGTATCTGCTGGACGCGCTCGGGTCCACGCCGGCTCAGGTGACCGATGACCTGCTGACGATCGTCGCGCAGAACCGGGCGGCGGAGAACCTGTTCGGGGTCTGGACCGGTCTGCCCGGTTTCGAGGCGAACGTGACGTGGCGCTGGTTCGCCGATCCGGCTTCGCGGGACGCCAACGACCCGGGCGAGCACGAACGGATCGGCCGGGCCTACGCGGCCGACTTGCGGGCCGGGGTGGCTCAGCGTCCGGCGGGCGACCGGTTCGCGCACGGGCTGGTGGCCGACCTGCTCGAGCGCAGCGCCGAATTCGCCGGCCTGTGGGCGCAGCAACTGGTCGCGCCGCTGACCTCGGCACCCAAGCTCATCCGGCATCCGCTGGTGGGCGTGCTCGACCTGCAATGCGATGTCGTGCTCAGCCCGGCCAGCGGGCATCGGCTGGTGATTTTCCGGCCCCGGCCCGGGTCGGACGCGCACGAGCAGATCGCCTTCCTCGGCGTGCTCGGCAATCAGAAGTTCGCCTGA
- a CDS encoding cellulase family glycosylhydrolase, whose product MTAVLNAKTVNYYPANAGWTNMWTAFDPVRINTDLAKAAALGADTVRVIVFPQTFGYPTPSATYTARLAQFIGLADTNGLDVKLTLFDWWSNYTDIDNSVIWALSVLHPYVDDPRVITVELKNEISPGDATAMAWARQLIPAIRATLPAMPLTLTVDGTSGAPGLTSLKSQLATTPPDYYDFHFYGPSERSLAEIRRAQAAVAPAPLVIGETGLSTVSTSEGEQGAYLARVYRAAQVAGIGSVAPWTFNDFAAGAIPANSSVSTQPAQYKYGLHRTDGTAKFAATVVNGAWTSATTPNSILNLGFEAPTANSPWRQYLPQAGAAAITTDLPRTGLQSARFTGTTRTGSGLPSLLTSPITPVQAGQSWHAEAFARGAAATGITELALSWFDINGAWISQHTSNRLPTGTTTWTLLTVDAVAPAGAAGVQLHLKSGDNTGTVWFDDVALT is encoded by the coding sequence ATGACCGCCGTCCTGAACGCGAAAACGGTGAACTACTACCCGGCCAACGCGGGCTGGACGAACATGTGGACCGCCTTCGACCCCGTACGGATCAACACCGACCTGGCCAAGGCGGCCGCGCTCGGCGCCGACACCGTACGGGTCATCGTCTTCCCGCAGACGTTCGGCTACCCGACACCGTCGGCGACCTACACCGCGCGGCTGGCCCAGTTCATCGGCCTGGCCGACACCAACGGGCTGGACGTCAAGCTGACCCTGTTCGACTGGTGGTCCAACTACACCGACATCGACAACAGCGTCATCTGGGCGCTGAGCGTTCTCCACCCGTACGTGGACGACCCCCGGGTGATCACCGTCGAGCTGAAGAACGAGATCTCGCCCGGCGACGCCACCGCGATGGCCTGGGCCCGTCAGCTGATCCCGGCGATCCGGGCCACCCTGCCGGCCATGCCGCTCACCCTGACCGTCGACGGAACCAGCGGCGCCCCCGGCCTGACCAGTCTGAAGTCGCAGCTCGCCACCACCCCGCCGGACTACTACGACTTCCACTTCTACGGGCCGTCCGAACGGTCCCTGGCCGAGATCCGCCGCGCCCAGGCCGCCGTCGCGCCGGCCCCGCTGGTGATCGGCGAGACCGGCCTCAGCACCGTGTCCACCAGCGAAGGCGAACAGGGCGCCTACCTGGCCCGCGTCTACCGGGCGGCCCAGGTCGCGGGCATCGGCTCGGTGGCCCCGTGGACCTTCAACGACTTCGCCGCCGGCGCCATCCCCGCCAACTCGTCAGTCTCCACCCAACCCGCGCAATACAAGTACGGCCTGCACCGCACCGACGGCACCGCGAAGTTCGCCGCCACCGTGGTCAACGGCGCCTGGACCAGCGCGACCACACCCAACAGCATCCTCAACCTGGGCTTCGAGGCCCCCACGGCCAACTCCCCGTGGCGGCAATACCTGCCCCAGGCCGGCGCCGCCGCGATCACCACCGACCTGCCACGCACCGGCCTCCAATCGGCCCGGTTCACCGGCACCACCCGCACCGGCAGCGGGCTGCCCTCCCTGCTCACCTCACCCATCACGCCGGTCCAAGCCGGACAGTCATGGCACGCCGAAGCCTTCGCCCGCGGCGCCGCCGCCACCGGCATCACCGAGCTGGCGCTGAGCTGGTTCGACATCAACGGCGCGTGGATCAGTCAGCACACCTCCAACCGCCTGCCCACCGGCACCACCACCTGGACCCTGCTCACCGTGGACGCGGTCGCCCCAGCCGGGGCCGCCGGCGTCCAACTGCACCTGAAGTCCGGCGACAACACGGGAACCGTCTGGTTCGACGATGTCGCCCTGACCTGA
- a CDS encoding NADP-dependent succinic semialdehyde dehydrogenase, with protein sequence MAIATTNPVTGEVLKTFEALTEQQIDEAIGRSEAGFRALRKTSYAQRAAWMRAAADLLEAEQDDVGALMTQEMGKTFAAAKAEVVKCANACRFYADNAERFLADEPVEASEVGAARAYARFQPLGPVLAVMPWNFPLWQAMRFAAPALMAGNTGLLKHASNVPQTALYLGELFGRAGFPAGAFQTLLVGSDAVEKILSDSRVRAATLTGSEGAGRSIAAIAGRELKKTVLELGGSDPYVVLPTADLDRAAQVATTSRCQNNGQSCIAAKRFIVHTDVYDQFVDTFVAHMSALTVGDPMADGTDVGPLATEQGREDVEAQVADAVAKGATVRCGGTAPEGDGWWYPPTVVTDLTPDMRMYAEEVFGPVAGVYRAASIDEAIELANATSYGLGANAWTDDPDEQQRLVTELDAGAVFINGMVTSYPQLPFGGVKNSGYGRELSAAGIREFCNQKTVWIGDSGGADIDSATE encoded by the coding sequence ATGGCGATCGCGACGACCAACCCGGTCACCGGCGAGGTGCTCAAGACGTTCGAGGCGCTGACCGAGCAGCAGATCGACGAGGCGATCGGCCGGTCCGAAGCCGGCTTCCGGGCGCTCCGCAAGACCTCGTACGCGCAGCGCGCGGCGTGGATGCGGGCGGCCGCCGACCTGCTCGAGGCGGAGCAGGACGACGTGGGCGCGCTGATGACCCAGGAGATGGGCAAGACGTTCGCGGCGGCCAAGGCCGAAGTGGTCAAATGCGCCAACGCCTGCCGGTTCTACGCCGACAACGCCGAGCGCTTCCTGGCCGACGAGCCGGTCGAGGCGTCCGAGGTGGGCGCGGCCCGGGCGTACGCACGTTTCCAGCCGCTGGGGCCGGTGCTGGCGGTGATGCCGTGGAACTTTCCGCTGTGGCAGGCCATGCGGTTCGCCGCGCCGGCGCTGATGGCGGGCAACACCGGCCTGCTCAAGCACGCCTCCAACGTCCCGCAGACCGCGCTCTACCTGGGCGAACTGTTCGGCCGGGCGGGTTTTCCGGCCGGGGCGTTCCAGACGCTGCTGGTCGGCTCGGACGCCGTCGAGAAGATCCTTTCCGATTCCCGCGTACGGGCGGCGACGCTCACCGGCAGCGAAGGCGCGGGCCGGTCGATCGCCGCGATCGCCGGCCGGGAACTGAAGAAGACCGTGCTCGAGCTGGGCGGCAGTGACCCGTACGTGGTGCTGCCGACGGCCGACCTGGACCGGGCTGCGCAGGTCGCGACCACCTCACGCTGCCAGAACAACGGCCAGTCGTGCATCGCGGCCAAGCGGTTCATCGTGCACACCGACGTCTACGACCAGTTCGTCGACACCTTCGTGGCGCACATGTCGGCGCTGACCGTGGGCGACCCGATGGCCGACGGCACCGACGTGGGGCCGCTGGCCACCGAGCAGGGGCGCGAGGACGTCGAGGCCCAGGTGGCCGACGCCGTGGCCAAGGGCGCCACCGTACGCTGCGGCGGCACGGCACCCGAGGGCGACGGCTGGTGGTACCCGCCGACCGTGGTCACCGACCTCACCCCCGACATGCGCATGTACGCCGAGGAGGTCTTCGGCCCGGTCGCCGGCGTCTACCGGGCGGCGTCGATCGACGAGGCGATCGAACTGGCCAACGCGACCTCGTACGGGCTGGGCGCCAACGCCTGGACCGACGACCCCGACGAGCAGCAGCGCCTGGTCACCGAGCTCGACGCGGGCGCGGTGTTCATCAACGGGATGGTCACCTCGTACCCGCAGCTGCCGTTCGGCGGCGTGAAGAACTCGGGCTACGGGCGGGAACTGTCCGCCGCGGGGATCAGGGAGTTCTGCAACCAGAAAACCGTCTGGATCGGCGACAGCGGCGGCGCCGACATCGACTCGGCCACCGAGTAG